The Deinococcus terrestris genomic sequence GCCGGAGGCGGCGCGGGCCTGAGCACGGCCGCCTGAACCGCACTCTTGAGCCGAGGCCCTACCAGAGATGACGGGGCCTCGAACTACGTCACAAGTAGAGGCGGCTTGGCAAGGACGCGCCCCGCCTACTTCAGGTTCTCGGCGTTCACAATCTGAACCTTGGCGACCCGGGGCTGGAGCACGTCGTCGAAGCGCATGATCAGCACGCGCGAGTTCATCCGTTCGCCGGTGTCCGAAAAGGCCACCGCGCCGGTGATGGTCGCGCAGCGGTCCTTGTCTGCCGCGAAGCACGCCGGGAGGTTGACCTTGCGGACGGCGGCGCTGACCTGTGCCCGGGTCGGGAGGGTCCGGGACGTGGAGGTCGCCTTGATCGCGTCCAGTAGCGCATTTGTCGCGTCATAGGCGTAGAGGGCCACGCCGCTCGGCTTGGTCTTGTAGGCCGTCTGGTAGCGGCCAGCGAAGGTCGGCGCATTGGAAAAGGCGCTGAGCGGTCCAAAGACGGTGCTGTACACGACGCCCGCGCCCGCGATGCCGGTGCGCTGAAGGAAACTCGGCGAGTCGAGGCCGTCGCCACCCATGAACGTCGCCGTGACACCTGCCGCCCGCAGCGCCTTGACGAGTTGCGATCCGGTATCGTCGGTGCCCCCGAAGTACACGACGGGGGCTCCACTGGCCTTGACCCTCTTGACCACCTCGGCAATCTGGGTAGGGGTCGAGGCCCCGGCGTAGGCGGCCACGTTCACCTTGCGCTTCTTGAGGTTGCTCATCAGCGCCCGCGTCAGGCCGTTGCCGTAAGCCGTGTTGTCGGAGATCACGTACACCGACCCAGCCTTCAGCTCGTCGTCGATAAAGGCCGCCGCTGCGACGCCCTGCGCGGCATCCGGGGCCACCACCCGGTTGAAATGGGTCCAGGCATTCTGGGTGAGTTGATCGCCCGTGCTCGCGGGCGAGATCATCGCCAGCCGCGCGGGGCCGAACGCCTGCGCGACCACGTTGGTCACGCTGGAATTCAGTGCCCCGACCACCCCCAGCACGCTCCGGTCGGCCACGATGCTCCGGGCGATCTGCGGGGCGAGCGACGCTGACGCCTGATCGTCGTAGGGCACCAGCACGAGGTTGTGTCCCAGCGCCTGAAACGCCTTAACCTGCTCCTGCACGGCCAGTTCTGCCCCGCGCTTGACCTCGGTGCCGATGGGAGTGAGACTGCCACTCAGCGGGCTGATGGTCGCGATCTTGATGGTCGCGGCCTCCGCCCCTCCAACCAGCAGCATCCCAGAAACGAAGGCGACTTCGAACCGCTTCCTGCTCCTTGCTTTGGGCATGTCTCACAGTAAGTCCCCCGGATCACACCGCTCTTACACCGGGACACCCCCCGTCAGGGTGCCTCTCCTGCACCCAACTCCCCGAACAGCGTCGGGGGCGGCTCGGTGGGCGGCCCCAGCCCGGAAGCAGTAATGCCCACGAGCCGCACGCCCCGCCCACCGATCAGCTCAGCGGTCACGAGGCGAGCGGCGGTGCGGGCGAGCGTGGCCCCGTCGCGCACCGCATAGGGCAGGGTCACCCGGCGGGTCACCACCGAGCGGTCGTCGAGCTTGAGCTTGAGGACGACGACCCGCCCGGCTAGGCCCGCCCGCGCGAGCCGCTCCTCGACCGCCCGCGCCAGGGGCGGCAGGACGGCGCGGACGGCCTCGACGCCGCGCAGGTCGTCCGCGTAGGTTTCCTCGGTGCCGACCGACACCGGGGCGCGGTCCGGCTCGACCGGGCGGTCGTCCTCGCCCCGGGCGATGCGGGCGAAGTGTTCCCCCACCCGCCCGAACCACGCGGCGAGGTGGGCAGGAGGCGTGCGCCGCAGGTCGGCCCCGGTGTGGATGCCGTGGGCGGCGAGTTTGGCGGCGGTGGCCGGGCCGATGCCGTGGAAGGCGGAGGTCGGCAGCGAGGCCAGCAGTGTGTCCGCCTGCGCGGGCAGCAGCACAGTCAGGCCGTCGGGCTTGTTCAGGCCGCTCGCGAGCTTGGCGAGGAACTTGTTCACGCTGACACCCGCCGTGGCGGTCAACCCGGTGGCCGCCCGAATCTCGGCGCGGATGCCCTGGGCGATGCGGGTCGCACTCGGTCCACCCCGCAGCGGCGCGGTCACGTCGAGGTAAGCCTCGTCCAGCGCGAGCGGCTCGACTAGGGGGGTGTAGCCCCGGAACACCTCACGGACCTGGGCGCTCACCTCGCGGTAGGCGTCGAACCTCGGCTCCACGACGACCAGCCCCGGACAGCGTTCCAGCGCCCGGTACAGCGGCATCGCGCTGCGGACCCCGAAGGGGCGTGCCTCGTAGCTCGCCGTCAGGACCACGCTGCGTTTGCCGCCCCAGGCGACCGCGACGGGTTGAGCACGCAGCCGGGGATCGTCACGCTGCTCCACGGACGCGTAAAAGGCGTCCATGTCCACGTGGATGATCTTGCGCGGCGGCTCTCCCACGCCCCCGAGTCTAGGCTCAGGGTTCAAGCTGGAGGAAGATCGCCTTGAGGTACTCGGCCTCCGGGAAGGAAGCGTGGTGGTCGGGCGCGTGGCGGCTGGTCCGCAACTCGCGCCAGCGGCGGCCACTGTGCCGCGCCGCACCCCGCACCGCCTCGAAGAATTCCTCGGCGCTGACGTGGGCCGAGCACGACGCGCTGACCAGAATCCCGCCGGGCGCGAGGCGGCGTATCCCGTCCCCGGCGAGCTTCCCGTAAGCGCGGATCGCCCCCTCCCGCTCCGCCTCCCGCCGCGCCAGCGAGGGCGGGTCGAGGATGGTCAGGTCGAACTCGCGCCGCGTTTCTTTCAACCACTCGAACACGTCGGCCTGCACCGTCTCATGCTTGGCGCCCAGGCCAGGATTGAGGGCGAAGTTCCGCTCCGCACCCGCCAGCGCGTGGGCGCTGATATCCAGGCTGACCACCTCCCGCGCCCCACCTCTGGCCGCGTACAGCGAAAAGCCCCCGGAGAAGGAAAAGGCGTTCAGCACCCGCCGTCCCCTGGCGAGCCCCTCCACCCGGCGGCGGTTCTCGCGCTGGTCGAGGAAAAAGCCCGTCTTCTGGCCCCTCACCACATCGGCCTCGAACTTCAGCCCTGTCTCCCGGAAGATGACCGGGCCGCCGGGCTCGGTGCCCACCACGATCAGG encodes the following:
- the dinB gene encoding DNA polymerase IV, whose product is MGEPPRKIIHVDMDAFYASVEQRDDPRLRAQPVAVAWGGKRSVVLTASYEARPFGVRSAMPLYRALERCPGLVVVEPRFDAYREVSAQVREVFRGYTPLVEPLALDEAYLDVTAPLRGGPSATRIAQGIRAEIRAATGLTATAGVSVNKFLAKLASGLNKPDGLTVLLPAQADTLLASLPTSAFHGIGPATAAKLAAHGIHTGADLRRTPPAHLAAWFGRVGEHFARIARGEDDRPVEPDRAPVSVGTEETYADDLRGVEAVRAVLPPLARAVEERLARAGLAGRVVVLKLKLDDRSVVTRRVTLPYAVRDGATLARTAARLVTAELIGGRGVRLVGITASGLGPPTEPPPTLFGELGAGEAP
- a CDS encoding 23S rRNA (cytosine(2499)-C(5))-methyltransferase, which translates into the protein MSQPPVSPRPRLRLRVSAPAEAHLRAGHPWLYEGSVREQNREGEAGELAVIYDRRDRFLAIGLYDPHSPLRLRVLHTGLPVTVDEAWWAARLDAALHRRAALFGPDTDGYRVVNGESDGFAGAVIDRYADTLVLKLYTAAWFPHLPLLLKLLEDRFPGFRVVLRLSRNIGELAEGVGLGDGLIVVGTEPGGPVIFRETGLKFEADVVRGQKTGFFLDQRENRRRVEGLARGRRVLNAFSFSGGFSLYAARGGAREVVSLDISAHALAGAERNFALNPGLGAKHETVQADVFEWLKETRREFDLTILDPPSLARREAEREGAIRAYGKLAGDGIRRLAPGGILVSASCSAHVSAEEFFEAVRGAARHSGRRWRELRTSRHAPDHHASFPEAEYLKAIFLQLEP
- a CDS encoding branched-chain amino acid ABC transporter substrate-binding protein gives rise to the protein MPKARSRKRFEVAFVSGMLLVGGAEAATIKIATISPLSGSLTPIGTEVKRGAELAVQEQVKAFQALGHNLVLVPYDDQASASLAPQIARSIVADRSVLGVVGALNSSVTNVVAQAFGPARLAMISPASTGDQLTQNAWTHFNRVVAPDAAQGVAAAAFIDDELKAGSVYVISDNTAYGNGLTRALMSNLKKRKVNVAAYAGASTPTQIAEVVKRVKASGAPVVYFGGTDDTGSQLVKALRAAGVTATFMGGDGLDSPSFLQRTGIAGAGVVYSTVFGPLSAFSNAPTFAGRYQTAYKTKPSGVALYAYDATNALLDAIKATSTSRTLPTRAQVSAAVRKVNLPACFAADKDRCATITGAVAFSDTGERMNSRVLIMRFDDVLQPRVAKVQIVNAENLK